From Alienimonas californiensis, a single genomic window includes:
- a CDS encoding O-antigen ligase family protein yields the protein MNDASSPPPASLGRFAPPLVAATLALCFAGATHLWGTSLRPDYAPDAQELARSLESGDLLRRLGFLTLAGCGVVGLAVGRAGEWRIPLLSRGAGFTGALLAGMFGWWAASTLWSDDPALTARRILVLGLYLLGVLGAARALTGRQLAVAGVGAVSLHLIAGVAAEIGLRTFTPWRDEYRFSGTIHPNIQALQLAAGLCGCVVLSGLFAKRTPGERTNAWWLLWGAVLLGFLVLTKSRTATAGAVLAISLTGLTAASPATKLLSLAGGVAGGAGLLIAILLAGSDPTGELRDAALMGRTDQQSSLSGRLPIWEAILPHIAERPWLGHGYGAFWNLQRVDAISDEVGWALSASHSGWIESAAEVGLIGAGLMAALLLCGAGRAAGAILDPRRAGDPLPVFAVSLTLLLIANAFTEALIHDVRLVPFLLWACLAKLTVLRDRPPWPGLHAAGRPAVAAGGRETAWNQGAGPEPADSQVRATHG from the coding sequence GTGAACGACGCGTCGTCCCCGCCCCCCGCCTCCCTCGGCCGGTTCGCTCCGCCGCTGGTCGCGGCAACGCTCGCGCTCTGCTTCGCGGGGGCGACCCACCTGTGGGGCACCTCGCTGCGGCCGGACTACGCCCCGGACGCCCAAGAACTGGCCCGGAGCCTCGAAAGCGGCGATCTGCTCCGTCGGCTGGGGTTCCTCACGCTCGCCGGGTGCGGGGTCGTGGGGCTCGCCGTCGGCCGGGCGGGCGAGTGGCGAATCCCGCTGCTGTCGCGCGGCGCCGGCTTCACCGGGGCGCTGCTGGCCGGGATGTTCGGCTGGTGGGCGGCGAGCACGCTCTGGAGCGACGACCCCGCCCTCACGGCCCGGCGCATTCTGGTCCTGGGGCTCTATCTGCTGGGCGTGCTCGGGGCGGCGCGGGCGTTGACCGGCCGGCAACTGGCCGTCGCCGGGGTGGGGGCGGTTTCGTTGCACCTCATCGCGGGCGTCGCGGCCGAGATCGGCCTCCGCACGTTCACGCCGTGGCGGGACGAATATCGCTTCAGCGGGACGATTCATCCCAACATCCAGGCCCTGCAACTCGCCGCCGGGCTGTGCGGCTGCGTGGTGCTGTCGGGCCTGTTCGCGAAACGCACTCCCGGGGAGCGGACGAACGCCTGGTGGCTGCTGTGGGGCGCCGTGCTGCTGGGGTTCCTGGTGCTGACGAAAAGCCGCACCGCGACCGCCGGGGCCGTGCTGGCGATCTCGCTGACCGGGCTGACGGCGGCGAGCCCGGCGACGAAATTGCTGAGCCTCGCCGGCGGCGTCGCCGGCGGGGCCGGCCTGCTGATCGCTATCTTACTGGCCGGGTCGGACCCGACCGGAGAACTCCGCGACGCCGCCCTGATGGGCCGCACCGACCAGCAGAGCAGCCTGTCCGGCCGTCTGCCGATCTGGGAGGCGATCCTCCCCCACATCGCCGAGCGGCCCTGGCTGGGGCACGGGTACGGAGCGTTCTGGAACTTGCAGCGGGTGGACGCGATCAGCGACGAGGTCGGCTGGGCCCTGTCCGCGAGCCACTCGGGCTGGATCGAATCGGCCGCGGAGGTCGGGCTGATCGGCGCCGGGCTGATGGCCGCCCTGCTGCTGTGCGGCGCGGGGCGAGCGGCGGGGGCGATTCTGGATCCCCGCCGGGCGGGCGATCCGCTGCCGGTCTTCGCCGTCTCGCTCACCCTGTTGCTGATCGCCAACGCGTTCACGGAGGCGCTGATTCACGACGTCCGCCTCGTGCCGTTCCTGCTGTGGGCGTGCCTGGCGAAGTTGACCGTCCTCCGCGATCGCCCCCCGTGGCCGGGGCTGCACGCCGCCGGCCGCCCGGCTGTAGCGGCGGGCGGCCGGGAAACGGCTTGGAATCAGGGCGCCGGGCCGGAACCGGCCGACTCCCAGGTCCGTGCGACGCACGGTTGA
- a CDS encoding GumC family protein: MHASPRSPHDPTSPGAPGLSSHGTPPVAPHEQPQALRLVADVLGAVRAHWRVAVLFFVVANAAVLAGIMLCPRSYVSEAKFRVNPGRETSSLDPTATAGSSQISLSQTNREQDLNTAVDVLNSRAVLAYAVERIGPEPILQGYVPAEGEVADDGGGALDPEAAGVDPGPLAALGLSDPVSRFEKAVEALGQMTEVVSNKKSDVISVSVEAEKPGLAQRICAEIVAGFRQKYTDASEIEGSSAFFAEKANEAKADLDRTASLLAEELNALGISTVDGRRQQLQEELSRLSGEEMDRRKALEGTLAEAAGYERVLAETPQTIDAGQTSNQATGAPDALRKEIADLAARREKIVRETSAKAPGAVRLEREIAAAEQLLAGLSAESDQTTTAANPVWQELTKSRLTAQAKAEGLRAELAAIRSQWDAARSAVAELNKRESRILALQTERDESAKSLAKYVQNRELTKVADEMGAQRISSVNVFQEPSFNAKPVAPKKRLIALAGLAFAGFGALGLCLALEYRRLFFPNEEDALAPAAAYGGNGWADAAENGAPAAPAVGYGNGRPAPAYAAPSGFEPSAPPSLTADRPR; encoded by the coding sequence ATGCACGCGTCGCCCCGCTCCCCGCACGATCCGACTTCCCCCGGCGCGCCGGGCCTCTCCTCACACGGGACGCCGCCGGTCGCTCCGCACGAACAACCGCAGGCGTTGCGGCTGGTCGCCGACGTGCTCGGCGCCGTCCGGGCCCACTGGCGGGTCGCCGTCCTGTTCTTCGTGGTCGCCAACGCCGCGGTGCTGGCCGGCATCATGCTCTGCCCGCGGAGCTACGTCTCCGAGGCGAAGTTCCGCGTGAACCCGGGTCGGGAGACGAGCAGCCTCGACCCGACCGCGACCGCCGGCTCCAGCCAGATCAGCCTGTCGCAGACGAACCGCGAGCAGGACCTGAACACCGCCGTGGACGTGCTGAACAGTCGGGCGGTGCTGGCGTATGCGGTGGAGCGGATCGGCCCGGAGCCGATCCTGCAGGGCTACGTTCCGGCCGAGGGCGAAGTCGCCGACGACGGCGGCGGAGCGCTGGACCCGGAGGCCGCCGGCGTCGACCCCGGCCCGCTGGCCGCGCTGGGCCTGTCCGACCCGGTCAGCCGGTTCGAGAAAGCCGTGGAGGCCCTCGGCCAGATGACGGAGGTCGTCTCCAACAAGAAGTCGGACGTGATCAGCGTCTCCGTCGAGGCGGAGAAGCCGGGGCTCGCCCAGCGGATCTGTGCGGAGATCGTCGCCGGCTTCAGGCAGAAATATACCGACGCCAGCGAGATCGAAGGCTCCAGTGCCTTCTTCGCGGAGAAGGCGAACGAAGCCAAAGCGGACCTCGACCGCACCGCGTCGTTGCTCGCCGAGGAACTGAACGCCCTGGGCATCTCGACCGTCGACGGGCGCCGCCAGCAACTTCAGGAGGAACTCAGCCGTCTCAGCGGCGAGGAGATGGACCGCCGCAAAGCGTTGGAGGGCACCCTCGCCGAGGCGGCGGGCTACGAGCGGGTCCTGGCTGAGACGCCGCAGACGATCGACGCCGGGCAGACGTCGAATCAGGCGACCGGCGCCCCGGACGCACTGCGGAAGGAGATCGCGGACCTGGCCGCCCGCCGCGAAAAGATCGTGCGGGAAACCAGCGCCAAGGCGCCCGGCGCCGTGCGGTTGGAGCGCGAGATCGCTGCCGCCGAACAACTGCTGGCCGGCCTCTCCGCCGAGAGCGACCAAACGACCACCGCCGCCAATCCGGTCTGGCAGGAACTGACGAAGTCCCGGCTGACGGCCCAGGCGAAGGCGGAGGGCCTGCGGGCCGAACTGGCGGCGATTCGCTCCCAGTGGGACGCCGCCCGCAGCGCCGTCGCCGAGCTGAACAAACGGGAGAGTCGCATCCTCGCCCTCCAGACGGAGCGGGACGAATCCGCCAAGAGTCTCGCCAAGTACGTGCAGAACCGGGAGCTGACGAAGGTCGCCGACGAAATGGGCGCCCAGCGCATCTCCAGCGTGAACGTGTTCCAAGAGCCCAGTTTCAACGCCAAGCCGGTCGCCCCGAAAAAGCGGTTGATCGCCCTGGCCGGGCTGGCCTTCGCCGGCTTCGGGGCGCTGGGCCTCTGCCTGGCGTTGGAATACCGCCGCCTGTTCTTCCCGAACGAGGAGGACGCCCTCGCCCCCGCTGCGGCTTACGGCGGCAACGGTTGGGCGGATGCGGCCGAGAACGGCGCCCCTGCGGCACCCGCGGTCGGCTACGGCAACGGACGGCCGGCGCCCGCTTATGCCGCCCCGTCGGGGTTCGAACCGTCCGCCCCGCCGTCGCTGACGGCCGATCGTCCCCGCTGA
- a CDS encoding polysaccharide biosynthesis/export family protein, whose product MTARSALRTGRGPARLAFAGAWAAVLTVALAAITGCQAMHPLDGVPAERLADSFRTPVRTPRRPIDPSLLGQPRPSVYRLDTGDVLGVFAPALYGDGGLGSPPVVVAETTLNLIPGQGFPHQVGRDGAVHLPFLGPVLVRGLTLEEARGRIVDLIRTQFEIDRSKEDPIVLLSVLKERTISVVVFRNETGPDGAVDNNVAGQGGERFDSPTGEVVELPAYQNDVLHALAATGGTPSLEGDVCVTVARAGGLRLTGCGPGGCQPAGNFGGAADEMAFGPIGGHSVGPALAPTLAGAPTVDGPQVVKIPMQLLPGQPPGFCHSDVILKDGDAVYVDSRTKDVFYTGGLLGPGSFRLPRDEDIDVLEALAVVQGQRQSVGTTRALTGNSVLSRDVTAGASSLIILRERPDGTRLRIEVDLRDAVVDPRQRILIRPQDYLILQYRKGEAFVAGFERFFIEGIVQGVSTGIFFNN is encoded by the coding sequence ATGACTGCCCGCTCCGCACTCCGCACCGGCCGCGGCCCCGCCCGCCTGGCGTTCGCGGGGGCGTGGGCGGCGGTTCTCACGGTGGCGCTCGCCGCGATCACGGGCTGTCAGGCGATGCACCCGCTGGACGGCGTGCCCGCGGAACGCCTGGCGGACAGCTTCCGCACCCCCGTTCGCACCCCGCGACGGCCGATCGACCCGTCGCTGCTCGGCCAGCCGCGGCCGTCGGTATACCGGCTGGACACCGGCGACGTCCTCGGGGTATTCGCCCCCGCCCTGTACGGCGACGGCGGGTTGGGCAGCCCGCCGGTGGTGGTCGCGGAAACGACGCTGAACCTCATCCCGGGACAGGGCTTCCCGCATCAGGTCGGCCGCGACGGCGCCGTGCACCTGCCGTTCCTCGGCCCGGTGCTGGTGCGGGGTTTGACCCTTGAAGAAGCCCGCGGCCGGATCGTCGACCTCATTCGGACCCAGTTCGAGATCGACCGCTCCAAGGAGGACCCAATCGTCCTGCTGAGCGTGCTCAAGGAGCGGACGATCTCCGTGGTGGTGTTCCGCAACGAAACCGGGCCGGACGGAGCGGTGGACAACAACGTCGCCGGTCAGGGCGGGGAGCGGTTCGATTCGCCGACCGGCGAGGTGGTCGAGCTGCCGGCCTATCAGAACGACGTGCTGCACGCCCTCGCGGCGACCGGCGGCACGCCGAGCCTCGAGGGGGACGTCTGCGTGACCGTCGCCCGGGCCGGCGGCCTGCGGCTGACCGGCTGCGGCCCCGGCGGCTGCCAGCCGGCGGGAAACTTCGGCGGGGCGGCGGATGAAATGGCCTTCGGGCCGATCGGCGGGCACAGCGTCGGCCCGGCGCTGGCGCCGACGCTCGCCGGGGCGCCGACGGTGGACGGCCCGCAGGTCGTCAAAATTCCCATGCAACTGCTCCCCGGGCAGCCGCCGGGCTTCTGTCACTCCGACGTCATCCTCAAGGACGGCGACGCGGTCTACGTGGACAGCCGGACGAAGGACGTCTTCTACACCGGCGGTCTGCTGGGGCCGGGCAGCTTCCGCCTGCCGCGCGACGAGGACATCGACGTGCTCGAAGCCCTCGCCGTGGTGCAGGGCCAGCGGCAGAGCGTCGGCACCACGCGTGCGCTCACCGGCAACAGCGTGCTCTCGCGGGACGTCACCGCCGGCGCCAGCAGTCTGATCATCCTGCGGGAACGCCCGGACGGCACCCGGCTGCGGATCGAGGTGGACCTGCGGGACGCGGTGGTCGATCCCCGTCAGCGGATCCTCATCCGGCCGCAGGACTACCTGATCCTCCAGTACCGCAAGGGCGAGGCGTTCGTCGCCGGCTTCGAGCGGTTCTTCATCGAGGGCATCGTGCAGGGCGTCTCGACCGGGATCTTCTTCAATAACTGA
- a CDS encoding glycosyl transferase family 2: MSTLAARRPAFPPVEAADWAVGVSVCIPIGPGEAAWVALLADLRPLSAAGGRVICCGAGPRPEELPAEAEWATAPRANRAVQLNAAARACDGETLWFLHADSRLTAADLRAAVIQGRTLTRAVGYLRLAFDTDGPPLTRLNGWAANLRSRRFGMPFGDQGLMVSRSLWEELGGFDEAAPYGEGHLFAWAARRVGAPLIELPAAIVTSARKYRRGGWARTTATHLWLTARQAAPQWWAWVRGR, translated from the coding sequence ATGTCGACGCTCGCCGCCCGCCGCCCCGCGTTCCCGCCCGTCGAGGCGGCGGACTGGGCCGTCGGTGTGAGCGTCTGCATCCCGATCGGCCCGGGCGAGGCGGCGTGGGTCGCGCTACTGGCGGACCTCCGCCCGCTGTCGGCCGCCGGCGGCCGCGTGATCTGCTGCGGGGCTGGGCCCCGCCCTGAAGAACTGCCTGCGGAAGCGGAGTGGGCGACCGCCCCACGGGCCAACCGGGCCGTGCAACTGAACGCCGCCGCCCGGGCGTGTGACGGCGAAACGCTCTGGTTCCTGCACGCCGACAGCCGCCTCACCGCCGCCGACCTGCGGGCCGCTGTGATACAGGGCCGGACGCTGACCCGCGCGGTCGGCTATCTGCGGCTCGCTTTCGACACGGACGGCCCGCCGCTGACGCGCCTCAACGGCTGGGCCGCGAATCTTCGCAGCCGCCGGTTCGGCATGCCCTTCGGCGATCAGGGACTGATGGTGTCCCGCTCGCTGTGGGAGGAACTGGGCGGGTTCGACGAAGCGGCCCCGTACGGCGAGGGCCACCTGTTCGCCTGGGCCGCCCGGCGGGTGGGGGCGCCGCTGATCGAACTGCCGGCCGCGATCGTCACCAGCGCCCGCAAATACCGTCGCGGCGGCTGGGCCCGCACGACGGCGACGCATCTCTGGCTGACCGCCCGCCAGGCCGCCCCGCAGTGGTGGGCGTGGGTGCGGGGCCGATGA
- a CDS encoding polysaccharide deacetylase family protein: protein MAAVASLDDLPPDFMPDVPNAGRSTPAAGVPMDLTTLRFPLDSPTPPRTEALRSWLTPRLALPLRPLAHRTDAGTAAGTGALMYHRFSDPVPGLPRPTWNVPPSRLHAQLSGVLALGYRAVRLEEALDRLAAGEPTEPKTFVVTIDDGYLNNLTRGLPIFESLRVPVTLFVATGYLGSSSPYPFDDWAGKGCPTAPRESWAPMSRDDLSRFADSAYVSLGAHTHTHQDFRGRPELFAADVTECCRVLRHGYGVERPPLAFPYGTRERGFSGGELKAAAERTPVRCGLTTADESIRVGADPFDLGRFTATASDTAATLAAKLDGRFGALKRLLGRDGAPAPAVAAVKPTPDAGGRS, encoded by the coding sequence ATGGCCGCTGTCGCCTCGCTGGACGATCTGCCGCCCGACTTCATGCCCGACGTGCCGAACGCCGGCCGCTCGACGCCCGCCGCTGGCGTTCCGATGGACCTGACGACGCTGCGGTTTCCGCTCGACAGCCCGACTCCCCCGAGGACCGAGGCGCTGCGGAGCTGGCTGACGCCGCGGCTGGCCCTGCCGCTCCGCCCGCTGGCCCACCGAACTGACGCCGGGACCGCCGCCGGGACCGGGGCGTTGATGTACCACCGCTTCAGCGACCCGGTTCCCGGCCTGCCGCGGCCGACCTGGAACGTGCCCCCGTCCCGGTTGCACGCCCAACTGTCCGGCGTACTGGCCCTCGGCTATCGGGCGGTGCGTTTAGAAGAGGCGCTGGACCGCCTCGCGGCCGGCGAGCCGACCGAACCGAAGACCTTCGTGGTGACGATCGACGACGGCTACCTGAACAACCTCACCCGCGGCCTGCCGATCTTCGAGTCGCTGCGGGTGCCGGTCACGCTGTTCGTGGCGACGGGCTATCTGGGCAGTTCCTCCCCGTACCCGTTCGACGACTGGGCCGGCAAGGGCTGCCCGACCGCCCCCCGCGAGAGCTGGGCGCCGATGAGCCGGGACGACCTCAGCCGCTTCGCCGACAGCGCCTACGTCTCCCTCGGCGCCCACACGCACACGCACCAAGACTTCCGCGGCCGGCCGGAGCTGTTCGCCGCGGACGTCACCGAATGCTGCCGCGTGCTGCGGCACGGTTACGGCGTGGAGCGGCCGCCGCTGGCCTTCCCCTACGGCACCCGGGAGCGGGGCTTCAGCGGGGGCGAACTGAAGGCCGCCGCCGAGCGAACCCCGGTCCGCTGCGGTCTGACGACCGCTGACGAATCGATCCGCGTCGGCGCGGACCCGTTCGATCTCGGCCGGTTCACCGCGACTGCGAGCGATACCGCCGCGACCCTCGCCGCCAAGTTGGACGGCCGTTTCGGAGCGCTGAAGCGCCTGCTCGGCCGTGACGGCGCCCCGGCCCCCGCGGTTGCCGCGGTCAAACCCACACCGGATGCCGGGGGCCGCTCGTGA
- a CDS encoding sugar transferase: MKLPSLLRRPAPPTHGLPGPEAFGQSLRVELMRADRGRSRFCLAVFDLDAWTAAGEERAEDFAAYLTERLRATDYAGLLGAERLGVILWDTDEAGAARFVDKVRRGWVATRSPEAVIYAYPSDRPIGEPPTPARKSSALPQGFAEAPPAAPVGDADAADSASDRDENDDDPPPVPVLPLEEVLLCPLPPWKRAVDVVGAAVGLAALSPLLLATAAAVKLTSPGPALFRQTRDGLGGRKFLINKFRTMVPDAEALKDGLRARSEQDGPAFKMEHDPRITPLGRWLRKTCIDELPQLWNVLVGDMSLVGPRPLDSKEMAHTGWWERRRLLVTPGLTCIWQVDGKSKVTFKEWMRMDIRYMHRRTFAGDLGLIFRTACNIAMHRGSH, encoded by the coding sequence ATGAAGCTGCCGTCCCTGTTGCGTCGCCCCGCCCCCCCGACCCACGGCCTGCCGGGGCCGGAGGCGTTCGGGCAGAGCCTGCGGGTCGAACTGATGCGGGCCGACCGCGGTCGCAGTCGGTTCTGCCTCGCCGTGTTCGACCTCGACGCCTGGACCGCCGCGGGCGAGGAGCGGGCGGAGGATTTCGCCGCCTACCTGACTGAACGACTGCGGGCCACGGACTACGCCGGCCTGTTGGGTGCCGAACGGTTAGGGGTGATCCTGTGGGACACCGACGAAGCCGGCGCCGCCCGGTTCGTCGACAAGGTGCGGCGCGGCTGGGTGGCGACCCGCAGTCCGGAGGCGGTGATCTACGCCTACCCCAGCGACCGGCCGATCGGCGAGCCGCCCACCCCGGCCCGGAAAAGCTCCGCCCTGCCGCAAGGCTTCGCCGAGGCGCCGCCCGCGGCCCCGGTGGGGGACGCCGACGCGGCCGACTCCGCATCGGATCGAGACGAGAACGACGACGACCCGCCGCCGGTGCCCGTGTTGCCGTTGGAGGAGGTGCTGCTCTGTCCGCTGCCGCCGTGGAAGCGGGCGGTGGACGTGGTCGGGGCGGCGGTCGGGCTGGCGGCTCTGTCCCCCCTGCTGCTCGCCACGGCCGCAGCGGTGAAGCTGACGAGCCCCGGCCCGGCGCTGTTCCGGCAGACCCGCGACGGACTGGGCGGGCGGAAATTTCTGATCAACAAGTTCCGCACGATGGTCCCGGACGCCGAGGCCCTCAAGGACGGCCTGCGGGCCCGCAGCGAGCAGGACGGCCCGGCGTTCAAGATGGAGCACGACCCCCGCATCACCCCGCTGGGCCGCTGGCTGCGGAAGACCTGCATCGACGAGTTGCCGCAGCTCTGGAACGTGCTGGTGGGCGATATGTCGCTGGTCGGGCCGCGTCCGCTGGATAGCAAGGAGATGGCCCACACCGGTTGGTGGGAGCGGCGGCGGTTGCTCGTGACGCCGGGGCTGACCTGCATCTGGCAGGTGGACGGCAAGAGCAAGGTCACCTTCAAGGAGTGGATGCGGATGGATATCCGCTACATGCACCGCCGGACCTTCGCCGGGGATCTCGGCCTGATTTTCCGGACGGCCTGCAACATCGCGATGCACCGCGGCTCGCACTGA
- a CDS encoding O-antigen ligase family protein: MHAAPPSLAGPPAAADWHAPVRPAAGGVLRRGRLPSGKRLFLAAAFLVGIPFYFAGQSWNTSAAAAFTETAEEMEARASGGNALRQIAFLTLGGCGVWCLARDRRHQARPRPAWWSPRMPGGRLAGLLREWAGVARRAHPVAWTLALYIAWCFASVLWSHEPGQTVRKLVVLGCWTAGSLGVARALEPRRIIWLGVLLPALYLLIGVLAELSLGTFRPWAGDYRFAGTMHPNSQGLTLASMIAGAFVLWQSERREAAQTGANNGSRRLRWGWRLPALIAAGALFTLLTKSRTSAAGLVLCLGLLTAIAVPPRWRLAATVSGGTFGGLFLLVALSLGSDPLGGALDAATLGRKEQISSLTGRHEIWEEIGRFTDRRPLAGFGYDTFWTPEHVAIVSENCGWGLREAHSAYRDVLLSVGLIGLWLLVPALVWGWFAAARRYAAGERRAEGRPGAPGVGTGDPLAGYVAGLLAVGLLNAFTESAMSMVLFTPFLICCGLAKLYVFPQETVSPFAGGRDASPPAPAP, from the coding sequence ATGCACGCCGCCCCCCCGTCCCTCGCCGGTCCGCCTGCGGCCGCGGACTGGCACGCCCCGGTCCGCCCCGCGGCGGGCGGCGTGCTGCGGCGCGGGCGGCTGCCGAGCGGCAAACGGCTGTTCCTCGCCGCGGCGTTTCTGGTCGGCATACCCTTCTATTTCGCCGGGCAGTCCTGGAACACCAGCGCCGCCGCGGCGTTCACCGAGACCGCGGAGGAGATGGAGGCCCGGGCCTCCGGCGGGAACGCCCTGCGGCAGATCGCCTTCCTGACGCTGGGCGGCTGCGGGGTGTGGTGCCTGGCGCGTGATCGCCGTCACCAGGCCCGGCCGCGCCCGGCGTGGTGGTCGCCGCGGATGCCGGGCGGGCGGCTGGCCGGTCTGCTGCGGGAGTGGGCCGGCGTCGCCCGGCGGGCGCACCCGGTCGCCTGGACGCTGGCGTTGTACATCGCCTGGTGCTTCGCCAGCGTGCTCTGGAGCCACGAACCCGGCCAGACCGTGCGGAAGCTGGTGGTGCTCGGCTGCTGGACCGCGGGGAGCCTCGGCGTGGCCCGGGCGCTGGAGCCGCGGCGGATCATCTGGCTGGGCGTGCTGTTGCCGGCCCTCTACCTGCTGATCGGCGTGCTGGCGGAACTGTCGCTGGGCACCTTTCGCCCCTGGGCCGGGGACTACCGCTTTGCCGGGACGATGCACCCGAACTCCCAGGGCCTGACGCTGGCCAGCATGATCGCCGGGGCGTTCGTCCTCTGGCAGTCCGAACGTCGGGAGGCGGCTCAAACCGGGGCGAACAACGGCTCCCGCCGCCTGCGGTGGGGCTGGCGGCTGCCGGCGCTGATCGCAGCGGGGGCTCTGTTCACGCTGCTCACGAAGAGCCGGACCAGCGCCGCGGGGCTCGTGCTCTGCCTCGGGCTGCTGACGGCGATCGCCGTGCCGCCGCGGTGGCGATTGGCGGCGACGGTGAGCGGCGGAACGTTCGGCGGCCTGTTCCTGCTGGTCGCCCTCTCCCTCGGCTCGGACCCGCTGGGCGGCGCCCTCGATGCGGCGACGCTGGGGCGGAAAGAACAGATCTCCTCGCTGACCGGCCGTCACGAAATCTGGGAGGAGATCGGTCGGTTCACGGATCGCCGCCCGCTGGCCGGGTTCGGCTACGACACCTTCTGGACGCCGGAGCACGTGGCGATCGTCAGCGAAAATTGCGGCTGGGGGCTGCGGGAGGCCCACAGCGCCTACCGCGACGTGCTGCTGAGCGTCGGCCTGATCGGGTTGTGGCTGCTGGTCCCCGCCCTGGTGTGGGGCTGGTTCGCCGCGGCCCGCCGCTACGCGGCGGGAGAGCGCCGGGCGGAAGGACGGCCCGGGGCGCCGGGCGTCGGCACGGGCGACCCGCTGGCGGGCTACGTGGCCGGGCTGCTGGCGGTCGGGCTCCTGAACGCCTTCACCGAATCGGCAATGAGCATGGTGCTGTTCACGCCGTTCCTGATCTGCTGCGGGCTGGCCAAGCTGTACGTGTTCCCGCAGGAAACGGTCTCCCCCTTCGCCGGCGGCCGCGACGCGTCCCCACCGGCCCCGGCTCCGTGA
- a CDS encoding lipopolysaccharide biosynthesis protein codes for MSALAPPAPGRSDSPAFADSADSDADMEAFLPSDDPYALSDVPRLAAPSEARGAAVEPAVCSADEPAGCVLSPPKAEREDWLVALCARFVGRERARAALSIGDQAIVSGTNFVTSVLIGRAAGREALGVYLLALCLIQFVRGVQEQTVYGPYLIFCHKRKGTRLARYAGSVLVHEGLWLLVTALGLAGLAVYLNLGGEPSGLRESSWILIAAAPLILFREFARHIAFGHFRSGTAVALDVGVAVLQIAGLGALYWWGTLDVPSAFGVMGAACLLVCWPWCLRFVRGVRVRARAVATDWRRNWTFGRWALATHLLHGASHYLMPWVVALVDGEAATGIFAAGSTLVGIANMFVLGLAHYVCPKAAERFHEDGVPGLRRVLRAATLIFSATLGPFVLICWAFGDELSSLVFTDAFAGAGMVLTVLAVNMWANALSMTAGNGLWAVERPDANFSADVLSLVIVGLCTAALIGAYGVIGAAVAMAIGGWVDVFARYFALRKVLKGLDHGATTAGPDAAA; via the coding sequence GTGAGCGCACTGGCCCCCCCCGCCCCGGGTCGTTCCGACTCGCCGGCGTTCGCCGATTCCGCAGACTCCGACGCCGACATGGAGGCGTTTCTGCCGAGCGACGATCCGTACGCACTGAGCGACGTTCCGCGTCTCGCCGCCCCCTCAGAGGCGCGCGGTGCGGCGGTCGAACCGGCCGTCTGCTCCGCGGACGAACCCGCCGGCTGCGTTCTCTCTCCGCCGAAGGCGGAACGGGAGGATTGGCTGGTCGCACTCTGCGCCCGCTTCGTCGGACGGGAACGCGCCCGGGCGGCGCTGTCGATCGGCGATCAGGCGATCGTCAGCGGGACGAACTTCGTCACCTCCGTCCTGATCGGCCGGGCCGCGGGCCGGGAGGCGTTGGGCGTCTATCTGCTGGCGCTCTGCCTGATCCAGTTCGTCCGGGGCGTGCAGGAACAGACGGTTTACGGGCCGTACCTCATCTTCTGCCACAAGCGGAAGGGCACGCGGCTGGCCCGCTACGCCGGCAGCGTGCTGGTCCATGAGGGGCTCTGGCTGCTGGTCACGGCGCTGGGGCTGGCGGGGCTGGCGGTCTATCTGAACCTCGGCGGGGAGCCGTCGGGGCTGCGGGAATCGAGTTGGATCCTGATTGCCGCGGCGCCGCTGATCCTGTTCCGGGAATTCGCCCGGCACATCGCCTTCGGTCACTTCCGCAGCGGCACCGCCGTGGCGCTCGACGTGGGCGTGGCCGTGCTGCAGATCGCGGGTCTGGGGGCGTTGTATTGGTGGGGGACGCTCGACGTGCCCAGCGCGTTCGGGGTCATGGGCGCCGCCTGCCTGCTGGTCTGCTGGCCGTGGTGCCTGCGGTTCGTCCGCGGCGTGCGGGTGCGGGCGCGGGCCGTGGCGACGGACTGGCGCCGCAACTGGACGTTCGGGCGTTGGGCGCTCGCCACCCACCTGCTCCACGGGGCGAGCCACTACCTCATGCCTTGGGTCGTGGCGCTCGTGGACGGCGAGGCGGCCACGGGCATCTTCGCCGCCGGCTCCACCTTGGTGGGGATCGCGAATATGTTCGTGCTCGGGCTGGCCCACTACGTCTGTCCGAAGGCCGCGGAGCGCTTTCACGAGGACGGCGTGCCCGGCCTCCGCCGGGTGCTGCGGGCCGCCACGCTGATCTTCTCCGCGACGCTGGGGCCGTTCGTGCTAATCTGCTGGGCCTTCGGCGACGAACTCTCCTCCCTCGTCTTCACCGACGCCTTCGCCGGCGCCGGGATGGTGCTGACGGTGTTGGCCGTGAACATGTGGGCGAACGCCCTCTCCATGACCGCCGGCAACGGGTTGTGGGCGGTGGAGCGGCCGGACGCGAACTTCAGCGCCGACGTGCTGAGTCTGGTGATCGTGGGCCTCTGCACCGCGGCGCTGATCGGCGCCTACGGCGTGATCGGGGCGGCGGTCGCCATGGCGATCGGCGGGTGGGTGGACGTGTTCGCCCGCTACTTCGCCCTGCGAAAGGTGCTGAAGGGCCTCGACCACGGCGCCACGACCGCCGGCCCGGACGCCGCCGCGTGA